The sequence below is a genomic window from Lolium perenne isolate Kyuss_39 chromosome 7, Kyuss_2.0, whole genome shotgun sequence.
CTGTAAGAAAAAAAGTATCAGTAGTACTAGTGTACTATtataaatttttattattttgataATCCTTTGTCACCTAAGATCAATTTTTTTTCTATATGTCAAATTTATTTCTGGAAACCCTTCATAATGAGGATTGACTTGATGTGATGATAAATTTACTTCTAATAGCCTCCTCATATAAATGAAATTCATTAATAACAATTGAAATAGGTTAATTATAAATTAATTATGGGCCAACTTTCACAAAAGGTCAATTAGAAGTAATTTTGCTTGAAGAAAAAATTGAGCTCATCTTCGGTGTCTAATGGGAGCAGTATTACATCTACATTAAATGGTAGACAAATATAGTATCATATTAGAAGCCTTGAATTAATATTTTCCAAAAAAAGACAAAATTGTATTTCCAGGATATATGCAATAATTTTTtgctgctatattttccttctcgAGTAGTTTATATATTTCAATATTCCCCACATTGTCTTTGCCCTTCATCAAACCATAGTTGCCTCCATAGATCTCAAACTTCAAAGCCATCGATTATTCCAACATCGAATAACAATAACCCTAAATACCATGAGAACCGCACTCCTCCTCGTCGCCATTACCACTCTCATTTATGCCGCTGCAGTTCCCGCCACGGCAAACCCCGATGATTGGTCCAAGATTAAGAACATCACCGACCCATACATCCAGGGGCTCGGCAAGTGGCTCGTGATGGAGCACACCAAAATGGGGGGCAAtgatgggctcaagtttcagaagGTGCTAAGCGGAGAATATCAAATTAGGAATGGTGTAAGTTATCGGCTTGTCATCGTTGCCATGAGACCAGGTGGCTCACATGGCACAAACACATGGAAGCTCATAAATTTCAGCCCTTTAGACTAGTCGGGTTACCTTTAGTGTTGTAATAAATTTACAAGAAATTATATGGTGTTTCTCTTTAATTTTGCATGCATGCTTCTCTTGGACTATGGAGATATTAAGAAAATGAATCCTCGCATGCAAATCCTATTTCTTCTAATTGTTAGGAATCAATGATAGCCATGTGATTAAGAGTTCACTTCACAATATGGTGGCGGTCGACATGTCTTCTCTGTGTTTGTTGTCACATAATACAATTTTATCATCAAGCTAAGAGACAATAGGTGGTATTTTATTTTAAGACACGTGTTCtacactttgatgctcttgttctttcTATCAAGTTAAGTTTTTGTGTTGGTCCATACGATGGATGCAAGATCCCAGGTGCTTGGTCAACGTCTTTTTTTAGTGATAGTATGTACTATTTATACCAGTTTGATTCCTTCATCAAAAGTTAGTCTTCCAAAATCCTTATAACGGACAATGTTAGGATAGTAGTCGATTGAGTTAATATATCATCTTCCATGAATTTGCTAGTTGTACGAGACATTTTGGTAAAACCCAAAATGTTACCTCTCATTTGAAGGGTTTGATGACAACTGGAAAACGCGGGTTTCTGTAAGAAAAAAGTATCAGTAGTACTAGTGTACTATtataaatttttattattttgataATCCTTTGTCACCTAAGATCGATTTTTTTTCTATACGTCAAATTTATTTCTGGAAACCCTTCATAATGAGGATTGAATTGACGTGATGATAAATTTACTTCTAATAGCATCCTCATATAAATGAAATTCATTAATAACAATTGAAATAGGTTAATTATAAATTAATTATGGGCCAACTTTCACAAAAGTTCAATTAGAAGTAATTTTGCTTGAAGAAAAAATTGAGCTTATCTTCAGTGTCTAATGGGAGCAGTATTACATCTACATTAAATGGTAGACAAATATAGTATCATATTAGAAGCCTTGAATTAATATTttccaaacaaaagaaaaaattgtatttccaggatatatgcaataattttttgctgctatattttccttctcgAGTAGTTTATATATTTCAATATTCCCCACATTGTCTTTGCCCTTCATCAAACCATAGTTGCCTCCATAGATCTCAAACTTCAAAGCCATCGATTATTCCAACGTCGAATAATAATAACCCTAAATACCATGAGAACCGCACTCCTCCTCGTCGCCATTACCACTCTCATTTATGCCGCTGCAGTGCCCGCCACGGCAAACCCCGATGATTGGTCCAAGATTAAGAACATCACCAACCCATACATCCAGGGGCTCGGCAAGTGGCTGGTGACGGAGCACACCAAAATGGGGTGCAAtgatgggctcaagtttcagaaggtgctaagcggcgaatatcaaattaggaatggtgtaagttatcggcttgtcatcgttgccatgagaccaggtggctcacatggcacatacaaaggatggttactagaggAAGTCCCGAGTAACCAGAACACATGGAAGCTCATAAATTTCAGCCCTTTAGACTAGTCGGGTTACCTTTAGTGTTGTAATAAATTTATAAGAAATTATATGGTGTTTCTCTTTAATTTTGCATGCATGCTTCTCTTGGACTATGGAGATATTAAGAAAATGAATCCTCGCATGCAAATCCTATTTCTTCTAATTGTTAGGAATCAATGATAGCCATGTGATTAAGAGTTCACTTCACAATATGGTGGCGGTCGACATGTCTTCTCTGTGTTTGTTGTCACATAATACAATTTTATCATCAAGCTAAGAGACAATAGGTGGTATTTTATTTTAAGACACGTGTTCtacactttgatgctcttgttctttcTATCAAGTTAAGTTTTTGTGTTGGTCCATACGATGGATGCAAGATCCCAGGTGCTTGGTCAACGTCTTTTTTAGTGATAGTATGTAGTATTTATACCAGTTTGATTCCTTCATCAAAAATTAGTCTTCCAAAATCCTTATAACGGACAATGTTAGGATAGTAGTCGATTGAGTTAATGTATCATCTTCCATGAATTTGCTAGTTGTACGAGACATTTTGGTAAAACCCAAAATGTTACCTCTGATTTGAAGGGTTTGATGACAAATGAAAAAGCGGGTTTCTGTAAGAAAAAAGTATCAGTAGTACTAGTGTACTATtataaatttttattattttgataATCCTTTGTCACCTAAGATCGATTTTTTTTCTATATGTCAAATTTATTTCTGGAAACTCTTCATAATGAGGATTGACTTGACCTGATGATAAATTTACTTCTAATAGCCTCCTCATATAAATGAAATTCATTAATAACAATTGAAATAGGTTAATTATAAATTAATTATGGGCCAACTTTCACGAAAGGTCAATTAGAAGTAATTTTGCTTGAAGAAAAAATTGAGCTCATCTTCGGTGTCTAATGGGAGCAGTATTACATCTACATTAAATGGTAGACAAATATAGTATCATATTAGAAGCCTTGAATTAATATTttccaaacaaaagaaaaaattgtatttccaggatatatgcaataattttttgctgctatattttccttctcgAGTAGTTTATATATTTCAATATTCCCCACATTGTCTTTGCCCTTCATCAAACCATAGTTGCCTCCATAGATCTCAAACTTCAAAGCCATCAATTATTCCAACGTCGAGTAATAATAACCCTAAATACCATGAGAACCGCACTCCTCCTCGTCGCCATTACCACTCTCATTTATGCCGCTGCAGTGCCCGCCACGGCAAACCCCGATGATTGGTCCAAGATTAAGAACATCACCGACCCATACATCCAGGGGCTAGGCAAGTGGCTGGTGACGGAGCACACCAAAATGGGGGGCAAtgatgggctcaagtttcagaagGTGCTAAGCGGCGAATATCAAATTAGGAATGGTGTAAGTTATCGGCTTGTCATCGTTGCCATGAGACCAGGTGGCTCACATGGCACATACAGAGGATGGTTACTAGAGGAAGTCCCGAGTAACCAGAACACATGGAAGCTCATAAATTTCAGCCCTTTAGACTAGTCGGGTTACCTTTAGTATTGTAATAAATTTACAAGAAATTATATGGTGTTTCTCTTTAATTGTGCATGCATGCTTCTCTTGGACTATGGAGATATTAAGAAAATGAATCCTCACATGCAAATCCTATTTCTTCTAATTGTTAGGAATCAATGATAGCCATGTGATTAAGAGTTCACTTCACAATATGGTGGCGGTCGACATGTCTTCTCTGTGTTTGTTGTCACATAATACAATTTTATCATCAAGCTAAGAGACAATAGGTGGTATTTTATTTTAAGACATGTGTTCTaccctttgatgctcttgttctttcTATCAAGTTAAGTTTTTGTGTTGGTCCATACGATGGATGCAAGATCCCAGGTGCTTGGTCAACGTCTTTTTTTAGTGATAGTATGTAGTATTTATACCAGTTTGATTCCTTCATCAAAAATTAGTCTTCCAAAATCCTTATAACGGACAATGTTAGGATAGTAGTCGATTGAGTTAATGTAACATCTTCCATGAATTTGCTAGTTGTACGAGACATTTTGGTAAAACCCAAAATGTTACCTCTCATTTGAAGGGTTTGATGACAACTGGAAAACGCGGGTTTCTGTAAGAAAAAAATATCAGTAGTACTAGTGTACTATtataaatttttattattttgataATCCTTTGTCACCTAAGATCGTTTTTTTTTTCTATATGTCAAATTTATTTCTGGAAACTCTTCATAATGAGGATTGACT
It includes:
- the LOC127315472 gene encoding cysteine proteinase inhibitor 6-like, translating into MRTALLLVAITTLIYAAAVPATANPDDWSKIKNITDPYIQGLGKWLVTEHTKMGGNDGLKFQKVLSGEYQIRNGVSYRLVIVAMRPGGSHGTYRGWLLEEVPSNQNTWKLINFSPLD